The Microbacter sp. GSS18 genome has a segment encoding these proteins:
- a CDS encoding GMC family oxidoreductase N-terminal domain-containing protein — protein MPVVASPAAAYDFVIVGGGAAGCVLAARLSEDATARVLLVEAGPSHEGVREILEAAHWDAMIGGPYDYGYASTPTDHVLERSIAMPRGRVLGGSSSTNAMLWYRGARADYDAWADAGATGWGYDDLLPYFRRSETRPGGDPAYRGMDGPMRVAPLTRRHTIADALIDAAAERGIPVIDDANATSNEGATYADYNAVEGEDGSFERWSTARAYLEPALGRPNLDVLVDSPVHDLMLEGTAVVGIRHRVGGAVVTTRADRVVLAAGAFDTPRVLQRSGIGDPEHLHDAGIDVRHALRGVGENFQDHPLILGVNFRARADLGPVLGNGGGSMVNWRSSYAEAGPDLHAVIAHGSRGDALLHDTYDLSGNQVFAMVPGVYRSRSVGWVRSRSADPDLQADFHPNYLGDPTDLAAMVEALDAVQDFIATSAFAEIGDGPLTPPPSMTDHAARVRFVRENIGSFFHGSGTARIGTDEDAVVDPELRVRGLDGLWVADASVMPIIPTCNTQAPTVAIAERAADLIAGSVG, from the coding sequence ATGCCCGTCGTCGCCTCCCCCGCCGCCGCCTACGACTTCGTGATCGTGGGCGGCGGCGCCGCCGGCTGCGTCCTGGCGGCGCGGCTCTCCGAGGATGCCACCGCCCGCGTCCTGCTGGTCGAAGCCGGCCCTTCGCATGAGGGCGTGCGCGAGATCCTCGAGGCGGCGCACTGGGACGCCATGATCGGCGGCCCGTACGACTACGGCTACGCATCGACCCCCACCGATCACGTGCTCGAGCGGTCGATCGCGATGCCGCGCGGGCGCGTGCTCGGCGGCAGCTCGAGCACGAACGCGATGCTCTGGTACCGCGGCGCGCGCGCCGACTACGACGCGTGGGCGGATGCCGGTGCCACCGGCTGGGGCTACGACGACCTGCTCCCCTACTTCCGGCGGTCCGAGACGCGGCCCGGCGGCGACCCCGCGTACCGCGGGATGGACGGCCCGATGCGCGTAGCGCCGCTGACGCGCCGCCACACCATCGCCGACGCGCTCATCGACGCGGCCGCCGAGCGCGGGATCCCCGTGATCGACGATGCCAACGCCACGTCGAACGAGGGCGCGACGTACGCCGACTACAACGCCGTCGAGGGCGAGGACGGCTCGTTCGAGCGCTGGAGTACGGCGCGCGCCTACCTCGAGCCGGCCCTCGGTCGCCCGAATCTCGATGTACTCGTCGACAGCCCGGTACACGACCTCATGCTCGAAGGAACCGCGGTCGTCGGCATCCGTCATCGCGTCGGCGGCGCGGTCGTCACGACGCGCGCCGACCGCGTCGTGCTGGCCGCCGGCGCCTTCGACACCCCGCGCGTGCTGCAGCGGTCGGGCATCGGGGATCCCGAGCACCTGCACGACGCCGGCATCGACGTCCGTCACGCCCTGCGCGGCGTCGGCGAGAACTTCCAGGACCACCCGCTGATCCTGGGCGTCAACTTCCGCGCCCGCGCCGACCTCGGGCCCGTGCTCGGCAACGGCGGCGGCTCGATGGTCAACTGGCGCAGCTCGTACGCCGAGGCCGGCCCCGACCTGCACGCGGTCATCGCGCACGGCTCGCGCGGCGATGCGCTGCTGCACGACACGTATGACCTGTCGGGCAACCAGGTGTTCGCGATGGTGCCCGGCGTGTACCGGTCGCGCAGCGTCGGATGGGTGCGCTCGCGCTCGGCCGACCCCGACCTGCAGGCGGACTTCCACCCGAACTACCTGGGAGACCCGACCGACCTCGCCGCCATGGTCGAGGCGCTGGATGCCGTGCAGGACTTCATCGCGACCTCGGCCTTCGCCGAGATCGGCGACGGCCCGCTCACGCCGCCGCCGTCGATGACCGATCACGCCGCGCGCGTGCGGTTCGTGCGCGAGAACATCGGGTCGTTCTTCCACGGGTCGGGCACGGCCCGCATCGGCACCGATGAGGACGCGGTCGTGGATCCCGAGCTGAGGGTCCGGGGGCTCGACGGCCTGTGGGTGGCGGATGCCTCGGTGATGCCGATCATCCCCACGTGCAACACGCAGGCCCCCACCGTCGCGATCGCCGAGCGCGCCGCCGACCTCATCGCCGGCAGCGTCGGCTGA
- a CDS encoding 8-oxoguanine deaminase produces MAVDLVIRNARHLYLDRGSEISGGWIAVHGGRVHSAGSSATEPPPAVRVIDAGGRLVTPGLVNTHHHMFQNLTRSFGPAVNGTLFQWLTTLYPMWAGLDEEAAYVSAYVGMAELLLGGCTTSTDHWYVHPAAKLIDGEIAAAREIGFRFLPTRGSMSRSQDDGYLPPRSVVQTADEILEDSERLIRTHHDASPGALVRVGLGPCSPFTVDDDLMRESAAMAERFDVRLHTHLAEDVDEEDFCQQMYGRSAVEHFEDVGWATDRTWVAHFAYPSDDEKARMARAGVGVAHCPSSNMLICGATADVTGLRELGAPVGLGCDGSASTDHASMWMEARTALLLARFLGGPQAMTARDAIDIGTRGSAACLGWDDEIGHLSVGALADLVIWEMDPISSAGGWSDPVEALLRCAPAKAWSTIVGGRVLVDAGEVRLGGLTDALRSHERIARRLQRIGEAQVAGL; encoded by the coding sequence ATGGCCGTGGACCTCGTCATCCGCAACGCGAGACACCTGTATCTCGATCGCGGCAGCGAGATCTCCGGCGGCTGGATCGCCGTCCACGGCGGGCGCGTGCACTCCGCCGGCTCGTCGGCGACCGAACCGCCCCCGGCCGTGCGCGTGATCGACGCGGGTGGCCGGCTCGTGACGCCGGGGCTCGTGAACACGCACCATCACATGTTCCAGAACCTCACGCGCAGCTTCGGGCCGGCCGTCAACGGCACGCTGTTCCAGTGGCTCACGACGCTGTACCCGATGTGGGCGGGGCTCGACGAGGAGGCGGCGTACGTGTCGGCTTACGTCGGCATGGCCGAGCTGCTGCTGGGCGGCTGCACGACCTCGACCGACCACTGGTACGTGCACCCGGCGGCGAAGCTCATCGACGGCGAGATCGCGGCGGCGCGAGAGATCGGCTTCCGGTTCCTGCCCACGCGCGGGTCGATGAGCCGGTCGCAGGACGACGGCTACCTGCCTCCCCGCTCGGTGGTGCAGACGGCCGACGAGATCCTCGAGGACTCCGAGCGGCTCATCCGCACCCACCACGACGCCTCCCCCGGTGCGCTCGTGCGCGTGGGTCTCGGGCCCTGCTCGCCGTTCACGGTGGACGACGACCTCATGCGCGAATCCGCCGCGATGGCCGAGCGCTTCGACGTCCGGCTGCACACCCACCTCGCCGAGGACGTCGACGAGGAGGACTTCTGCCAGCAGATGTACGGGCGCAGCGCCGTCGAGCACTTCGAGGACGTCGGCTGGGCCACCGACCGCACGTGGGTGGCGCACTTCGCCTACCCGAGCGACGACGAGAAGGCGCGCATGGCGCGCGCCGGCGTGGGCGTCGCGCACTGCCCGAGCTCGAACATGCTCATCTGCGGCGCGACCGCCGACGTCACCGGGCTGCGCGAGCTGGGCGCCCCGGTGGGGCTCGGGTGCGACGGCTCGGCCTCGACCGATCACGCGTCGATGTGGATGGAGGCGCGCACGGCCCTGCTGCTCGCGCGCTTCCTCGGCGGCCCGCAGGCGATGACCGCGCGCGACGCGATCGACATCGGCACCCGCGGGTCGGCCGCGTGCCTGGGGTGGGACGACGAGATCGGCCACCTGTCGGTGGGCGCGCTCGCGGACCTGGTGATCTGGGAGATGGACCCGATCTCGAGCGCGGGCGGATGGAGCGACCCCGTGGAGGCGCTGCTGCGCTGCGCGCCCGCGAAGGCGTGGTCGACGATCGTCGGCGGCCGCGTGCTCGTCGACGCCGGCGAGGTGCGCCTCGGCGGACTGACGGACGCCCTCCGCTCGCACGAGCGGATCGCCCGCCGTCTGCAGCGGATCGGCGAAGCGCAGGTCGCCGGCTTGTGA
- a CDS encoding nucleoside deaminase, producing the protein MSDLATAYSMTLPDWLVAEIPSLPRTLGTDEERMALVNALADRNWREGNGGPFAAIVVDDATGELISAGVNVVLSTGISSGHAEVMALALAQRRLGRWDLGAHGARLALVVNWRPCVQCYGATMWSGVRSLVVAGDGPELEELTGFDEGPMVEDWADRFRARGIDVTIGVARDDALAVFRAYGASDSVVYNARGDD; encoded by the coding sequence ATGAGCGACCTCGCAACCGCCTACTCGATGACGCTGCCGGACTGGCTCGTGGCCGAGATCCCGTCGCTGCCGCGCACGCTCGGCACGGACGAGGAGCGCATGGCGCTGGTGAACGCCCTCGCCGACCGCAACTGGCGCGAGGGCAACGGCGGGCCGTTCGCGGCGATCGTCGTCGACGACGCCACCGGCGAGCTGATCTCGGCCGGCGTCAACGTCGTCCTCAGCACCGGGATCAGCTCGGGCCACGCTGAGGTGATGGCACTCGCTCTCGCCCAGCGCAGGCTCGGACGCTGGGACCTCGGCGCGCACGGTGCGCGCCTCGCCCTTGTCGTCAACTGGCGGCCGTGCGTTCAGTGCTACGGCGCCACGATGTGGAGCGGGGTGCGCTCCCTCGTGGTCGCGGGCGACGGACCCGAGCTCGAGGAGCTGACCGGCTTCGACGAGGGGCCCATGGTCGAAGACTGGGCGGACCGGTTCCGCGCCCGCGGCATCGACGTCACGATCGGCGTCGCACGCGACGATGCGCTCGCGGTCTTCCGGGCCTACGGCGCCAGCGACAGCGTCGTCTACAACGCGCGCGGCGACGACTGA
- the add gene encoding adenosine deaminase — protein MLTLHDYLRLLPKAELHCHFVSTMRVSTLVELARTHDVALKTDDLDVLLDYEGLPDFLDVFNAAHRALTTGDEIARVAYEGVEDAVRDGNLRYREYFVNPDNFAPFGIDYPSLIDAMTDGLVQAERDFGVGFRIIAAINRSLPPQSAVALVETVLAHPRDAVVGIGQDDLTPEFTEDPLRFRDAYELAARAGLRRTAHAGETMNASPQNVLDAIEGLGVERVDHGYRVVDDPEALDAVAATGIPFTCTPHSTDMLSSWEFTPEHRIAKMIRAGLPVSLATDDAVFFKTDIGLEYTAALPAMGFGAADAARIARTGFEIAWCDDDEKQRRLSEVDGTIAALTAALAADAATPAT, from the coding sequence ATGCTGACTCTGCACGACTATCTGCGACTGCTGCCGAAGGCCGAGCTGCACTGCCACTTCGTCTCGACGATGCGCGTGAGCACGCTGGTCGAGCTCGCCCGCACCCACGACGTGGCGCTGAAGACCGATGACCTCGACGTGCTGCTGGACTACGAGGGCCTGCCGGACTTCCTCGACGTCTTCAACGCCGCCCACCGCGCCCTCACGACCGGCGACGAGATCGCCCGCGTCGCCTACGAGGGCGTCGAGGATGCCGTGCGCGACGGCAACCTGCGCTACCGCGAGTACTTCGTCAACCCCGACAACTTCGCCCCGTTCGGCATCGACTACCCGAGCCTCATCGACGCCATGACCGACGGGCTGGTCCAGGCCGAGCGCGACTTCGGCGTGGGCTTCCGCATCATCGCCGCCATCAACCGCTCGCTCCCGCCGCAGTCGGCGGTCGCGCTGGTCGAGACGGTGCTCGCGCATCCGCGCGATGCGGTCGTCGGCATCGGGCAGGACGACCTGACGCCGGAGTTCACCGAGGACCCGCTGCGCTTCCGCGACGCGTACGAGCTGGCCGCCCGCGCGGGCCTGCGGCGCACGGCGCACGCCGGCGAGACGATGAACGCGTCGCCGCAGAACGTGCTCGACGCGATCGAGGGGCTGGGGGTCGAACGCGTCGACCACGGCTATCGCGTCGTCGACGACCCCGAGGCGCTCGATGCGGTCGCGGCCACCGGCATCCCGTTCACGTGCACGCCGCACTCGACCGACATGCTCTCGTCGTGGGAGTTCACCCCCGAGCACCGCATCGCGAAGATGATCCGCGCGGGGCTGCCGGTGTCGCTCGCCACCGACGACGCGGTGTTCTTCAAGACCGACATCGGCCTGGAGTACACCGCAGCGCTGCCGGCGATGGGGTTCGGCGCCGCAGACGCTGCGCGCATCGCGCGCACCGGCTTCGAGATCGCGTGGTGCGACGACGATGAGAAGCAACGCCGGCTGTCCGAGGTCGACGGCACGATCGCCGCGCTCACCGCGGCGCTGGCCGCCGACGCCGCCACGCCGGCGACCTGA
- a CDS encoding metallophosphoesterase produces MESISLLSDPFLQLPDAGGVHVVWTTESPGTRHVVLVGDGVADLSADAARAVAFGSSAASAVHVFVAASRRFTQLAEDAGSFVPDDRRPSVRDGIVPREIWRHEALVDALAPGERVAYRVLSLDARSAAISSTFTLAPAPCPGDPLRVLLTSDHQAAPNVAANLQKAVEAAGPFDAVFAAGDLANLPDRASEWFDDTRGSAFWALLQGRGGRSDRHGLARYRGGEIVQHAPLFPAVGNHDVQGRTDGSVNMLSAIFSAVPRPVAAAAYSAVAASVNPTRDPEVRRAWIERNSFNTRTYEEMFTLPNDSPGGATYYAVTFGDIRLITLFATRMWRGTDADADPDERTKAGRWQEAPATLGDPMEQGHGEHIFASLAPGSDQHDWLRAELASPEFAQARVRVVMLHEGPHGLGANISPAFTDPVRIEEHDDAGGLVGIRYEYPVENDLLRPLGAMLEDAGVDLVLSGHSHLWNRFVAPSGTVYLETSNVGNTHGAHWPGSGRERVVPPEPWNAADYAAVGDPGGLEPVVPSVAPFPGEDGVPQPYVQSNDHAVFSVLDTGAREVVTWAFDVRAPDVAPWVIDRFGLDGRP; encoded by the coding sequence ATGGAGAGCATCTCACTGCTCAGCGACCCGTTCCTGCAGCTCCCCGACGCGGGCGGGGTCCATGTCGTGTGGACGACCGAGTCGCCCGGCACGCGCCACGTCGTCCTGGTGGGTGACGGCGTGGCAGACCTGAGCGCGGATGCCGCGCGTGCCGTGGCCTTCGGCTCGTCGGCCGCATCGGCGGTGCACGTCTTCGTGGCCGCGTCGCGGCGCTTCACGCAGCTCGCCGAGGACGCGGGCTCGTTCGTCCCCGACGACCGCAGGCCGTCGGTGCGCGACGGCATCGTGCCGCGTGAGATCTGGCGCCACGAAGCGCTCGTCGACGCGCTCGCACCGGGGGAGCGGGTCGCGTATCGCGTCCTGTCGCTCGACGCGCGTTCGGCGGCGATCTCGTCGACGTTCACGCTCGCTCCGGCCCCGTGCCCCGGCGACCCGCTGCGGGTGCTGCTGACCAGCGACCACCAGGCGGCTCCCAACGTCGCGGCGAACCTCCAGAAGGCGGTCGAGGCGGCCGGCCCCTTCGACGCGGTCTTCGCCGCCGGCGACCTGGCCAACCTGCCCGACCGGGCATCCGAGTGGTTCGACGACACCCGCGGCAGTGCGTTCTGGGCGCTGCTCCAGGGCCGCGGTGGTCGCAGCGACCGTCACGGCCTCGCGCGCTACCGCGGCGGCGAGATCGTGCAGCACGCGCCGCTGTTCCCCGCAGTCGGCAATCACGACGTGCAGGGCCGCACGGACGGCAGCGTCAACATGCTCTCGGCGATCTTCAGCGCGGTGCCGCGCCCGGTCGCCGCGGCCGCATATTCGGCGGTCGCGGCATCCGTGAACCCCACGCGCGACCCGGAGGTGCGGCGCGCCTGGATCGAGCGCAACTCGTTCAACACGCGCACCTACGAGGAGATGTTCACGCTCCCGAACGATTCGCCCGGCGGCGCGACCTACTATGCGGTGACGTTCGGCGACATCCGCCTCATCACGCTCTTCGCCACGCGCATGTGGCGGGGGACGGATGCCGATGCCGACCCGGACGAGCGCACCAAGGCCGGGCGCTGGCAGGAGGCGCCCGCGACACTCGGCGACCCGATGGAGCAGGGGCACGGCGAGCACATCTTCGCCTCGCTCGCGCCGGGCAGCGACCAGCACGACTGGCTGCGGGCCGAGCTCGCGTCGCCCGAGTTCGCGCAGGCGCGCGTGCGCGTCGTGATGCTCCACGAGGGGCCGCACGGCCTCGGCGCCAACATCTCGCCCGCCTTCACCGACCCGGTGCGGATCGAGGAGCACGACGACGCCGGCGGGCTCGTCGGCATCCGCTACGAGTACCCGGTCGAGAACGACCTGCTGCGCCCGCTGGGCGCGATGCTCGAAGACGCGGGCGTCGACCTCGTGCTGAGCGGTCACTCGCACCTGTGGAACCGCTTCGTCGCCCCGTCGGGCACCGTCTATCTCGAGACCTCGAACGTCGGCAACACGCACGGCGCCCACTGGCCCGGAAGCGGGCGTGAGCGCGTGGTGCCGCCGGAGCCCTGGAACGCCGCCGACTACGCCGCGGTCGGCGACCCGGGCGGGCTCGAGCCGGTCGTGCCGTCGGTCGCTCCGTTCCCCGGCGAGGACGGGGTTCCGCAGCCGTATGTGCAGAGCAACGACCACGCGGTCTTCTCGGTGCTCGACACGGGCGCCCGCGAGGTCGTGACGTGGGCGTTCGACGTGCGCGCGCCGGACGTCGCGCCGTGGGTCATCGACCGCTTCGGCCTCGACGGACGCCCGTAA